From Carassius auratus strain Wakin chromosome 22, ASM336829v1, whole genome shotgun sequence, a single genomic window includes:
- the LOC113039609 gene encoding uncharacterized protein LOC113039609 isoform X2 has protein sequence MESYKVRLILTELDIRKLSLDAKPKNVEELKIKIKEKCDLQYDFNVMYEDSDFDNAFCNLEDIGDLPASRATVKVIPLLVTASTTSMSDDSCVSNDTVILPTDSSSTRHNPWPEIFEIPNFSVDVEFRLRQSNLQYLRDQTYLSVTRDMKHSILEKLAETIYKFDAYPNNERIQSVALALINKHPCLKEQGSPDGCSSWKHSLKFKMGNYRTKLRKAGCVEVGVNGGKTGGPGMAAKGLKRPKRSEVNYLPEHPEGQNEVSLEAVRQLLVEEMRKVNPSGTFIASKMDLTFSMRRHEIVDAETPVKTLMERWPALFTERQVFAEFNRIVTTDLQSNFYGAVDRYTPRFVTIFKSKKGTVGEKLNELMQQMNTGKEADVTAMRTLVLRGLPILLGDDASNFYNTCNACDVDGWPQVSVGVLTVIDEEEPLIPNKLYLDPVSTAVIVEGGIVLDNLQNLPQAICILFGLSYALNLKYPKGMINTFNFVQKVMLGLGQNKLPPKLQSLKNLLLS, from the exons atGGAAAGCTATAAAGTAAGACTCATCCTAACTGAACTGGACATAAGGAAGTTGTCACTGGATGCAAAACCCAAAAATGTTGAAGAGCTGAAGATaaaaatcaaagaaaaatgtGATCTGCAGTATGACTTCAATGTGATGTATGAAGATTCAGACTTTGACAATGCCTTCTGCAACCTTGAAGACATAGGTGATCTACCAGCTTCAAGAGCTACAGTGAAGGTAATCCCATTGTTGGTTACCGCCTCAACCACCAGCATGTCTGATGACTCCTGTGTTTCCAATGATACAGTGATTCTGCCCACAGACAGCTCATCTACAAGACACAATCCATGGCCAGAGATTTTTGAGATTCCAAATTTTTCTGTCGATGTAGAATTCAGACTCAGACAGTCTAATCTTCAATATCTACGAGACCAGACGTACCTGAGTGTAACGAGAGACATGAAGCATAGCATTTTAGAAAAGCTTGCTGAAACTATTTACAAGTTTGATGCGTATCCGAATAATGAGCGTATTCAGTCTGTGGCACTAGCGCTCATTAACAAACATCCCTGCCTTAAGGAGCAAGGTTCGCCGGATGGATGCTCTAGCTGGAAGCACAGCTTAAAATTCAAAATGGGAAACTATCGAACTAAACTAAGAAAAGCAGGATGTGTAGAGGTTGGTGTAAACGGAGGCAAAACAGGTGGCCCGGGAATGGCAGCAAAAGGACTGAAAAGGCCAAAAAGGTCTGAGGTAAATTACTTACCAGAACACCCTGAGGGGCAGAATGAAGTCAGCCTAGAGGCTGTGAGACAGCTTCTGGTTGAAGAAATGAGGAAAGTGAACCCTAGTGGAACTTTCATTGCATCAAAGATGGACCTGACCTTCTCAATGCGAAGACATGAGATTGTGGATGCAGAAACTCCAGTGAAAACATTAATGGAGCGGTGGCCAGCACTTTTTACAGAGAGACAA GTGTTTGCAGAGTTTAACAGGATAGTCACCACAGATCTGCAGAGTAACTTTTATGGTGCTGTGGATCGCTACACACCACGCTTTGTCACAATCTTCAAGTCCAAGAAAGGGACCGTTGGAGAGAAATTGAATGAGCTTATGCAGCAAATGAATACAGGG AAAGAAGCAGATGTGACAGCAATGCGCACTCTTGTGCTCCGGGGCTTACCTATTCTGCTTGGTGATGATGCCAGTAACTTCTACAACACCTGCAAT GCATGTGATGTTGATGGCTGGCCACAAGTGTCCGTTGGGGTGCTGACTGTTATTGATGAAGAAGAACCTCTCATTCCAAATAAACTGTACCTTGACCCAGTGTCTACTGCAGTCATTGTGGAGGGAGGTATAGTACTGGATAATCTGCAGAATCTGCCTCAGGCAATTTGCATCTTGTTTGGTCTGTCTTATGCTTTAAATTTGAAGTACCCAAAAGGCATGATCAACACTTTCAACTTCGTTCAGAAAGTGATGCTTGGTTTGGGACAGAACAAACTGCCACCAAAACTACAATCTCTGAAAAATCTCCTGTTGAGCTGA
- the LOC113039609 gene encoding uncharacterized protein LOC113039609 isoform X1, which produces MSTSNNLLQMQWNCKHCIFSANKRGLLLKHYRLKHGGFTRQQPIPCLHMDCLCSFKSFNALKVHLSVWHSQSDRQTSEPKVAFHCQLCEYVQPCTESEFFTHLRSHLKLKQSVSCPYEGCQFESNVYSTFNAHKSRVHSGSSTTQFKGPILSNIEQLDQLTEVAEEVPLQDDNCVDESVDDMQDLEIQLERNLASLFLKMQAILHISESAAQEVIQQINQIQMLSQPLLQNAVQKIISHHCSDVDNSIVSDIVSVVSQSNVLLKFTSAEGSLSTASRRASYMLREFPVVMPVEFALDKDHSFVYVPILKMLKTLLNNKDILDKVLHAEGISPEGYHSFRDGSHFKENILLNVEECRIALGLYIDDFEVANPIGTSKKKHKLCAIYWVLANLDSKYRSALHSIQLALLCKVNTVKEHGYHEVLRPLIQDIATLEESGVYIERLAESVKGTVLYVAADNLGAHSLAGFQESFAADYFCRFCMCKQDNIQDKEVRSGLLQPRTRENHENMCTRFPVTILWQNIMA; this is translated from the coding sequence ATGTCCACTTCAAATAATCTCTTGCAGATGCAGTGGAACTGTAAGCACTGTATTTTTTCTGCAAACAAAAGAGGACTTTTGTTAAAACATTATCGTCTAAAACATGGAGGCTTCACTCGGCAACAGCCAATACCATGTCTTCATATGGATTGCTTGTGCTCTTTCAAGTCTTTTAACGCACTCAAAGTGCACTTATCTGTTTGGCACTCTCAATCAGACAGACAAACAAGTGAACCCAAAGTTGCGTTTCACTGCCAGTTATGCGAGTATGTGCAGCCCTGCACTGAATCTGAGTTTTTCACTCATTTACGCAGTCATTTAAAACTTAAACAAAGCGTTTCATGCCCATATGAAGGCTGTCAGTTTGAGAGTAATGTATATTCAACGTTTAATGCTCACAAAAGCAGAGTACACAGTGGGAGTTCTACAACCCAATTTAAAGGTCCAATACTTTCAAACATTGAACAATTAGATCAACTGACTGAAGTGGCTGAAGAGGTGCCTTTACAGGATGACAATTGTGTAGATGAGTCTGTAGATGACATGCAGGACTTAGAAATTCAGTTAGAACGTAACCTGGCttcattatttttgaaaatgcaaGCAATCCTGCACATATCTGAAAGCGCTGCACAAGAAGTAATCCAGCAGATTAATCAGATCCAAATGCTTTCACAGCCATTACTACAAAATGCTGTCCAGAAAATTATCAGTCATCACTGTAGTGATGTGGATAATTCCATAGTAAGTGACATTGTTAGTGTAGTGTCACAAAGTAATGTCCTGCTGAAATTTACCAGTGCAGAAGGATCCCTGTCAACAGCTAGCAGAAGAGCATCTTATATGCTGCGAGAATTTCCAGTCGTCATGCCAGTTGAGTTTGCTCTTGATAAAGATCACTCATTTGTGTATGTCCCCATACTGAAAATGTTGAAGACATTGCTTAACAATAAGGACATTTTGGATAAGGTGCTGCACGCAGAGGGGATTTCACCTGAAGGATACCACTCATTCAGAGACGGCTCTCATTTCAAAGAAAATATTCTTTTGAATGTAGAAGAATGTAGGATTGCCCTTGGTCTATACATTGATGACTTTGAAGTTGCTAATCCAATTGGAACCTCCAAGAAAAAACACAAACTATGTGCCATATATTGGGTACTTGCTAATCTTGATTCCAAGTATCGGTCGGCTCTTCACTCCATCCAACTTGCACTTTTGTGCAAAGTTAACACTGTAAAAGAGCATGGCTATCATGAAGTTCTTCGTCCTCTCATTCAGGACATTGCAACTCTTGAGGAAAGTGGTGTGTATATTGAACGATTAGCAGAAAGTGTTAAAGGCACTGTACTCTATGTGGCAGCGGACAACTTGGGGGCTCACTCTTTGGCAGGATTCCAGGAGAGTTTTGCAGCAGATTACTTTTGTCGGTTTTGTATGTGTAAACAAGATAACATTCAGGATAAGGAGGTCAGATCTGGTCTACTTCAGCCAAGGACAAGAGAGAACCATGAAAACATGTGCACGAGGTTTCCCGTGACCATACTATGGCAAAACATCATGGCGTAA
- the LOC113039609 gene encoding uncharacterized protein LOC113039609 isoform X3 codes for MKHSILEKLAETIYKFDAYPNNERIQSVALALINKHPCLKEQGSPDGCSSWKHSLKFKMGNYRTKLRKAGCVEVGVNGGKTGGPGMAAKGLKRPKRSEVNYLPEHPEGQNEVSLEAVRQLLVEEMRKVNPSGTFIASKMDLTFSMRRHEIVDAETPVKTLMERWPALFTERQVFAEFNRIVTTDLQSNFYGAVDRYTPRFVTIFKSKKGTVGEKLNELMQQMNTGKEADVTAMRTLVLRGLPILLGDDASNFYNTCNACDVDGWPQVSVGVLTVIDEEEPLIPNKLYLDPVSTAVIVEGGIVLDNLQNLPQAICILFGLSYALNLKYPKGMINTFNFVQKVMLGLGQNKLPPKLQSLKNLLLS; via the exons ATGAAGCATAGCATTTTAGAAAAGCTTGCTGAAACTATTTACAAGTTTGATGCGTATCCGAATAATGAGCGTATTCAGTCTGTGGCACTAGCGCTCATTAACAAACATCCCTGCCTTAAGGAGCAAGGTTCGCCGGATGGATGCTCTAGCTGGAAGCACAGCTTAAAATTCAAAATGGGAAACTATCGAACTAAACTAAGAAAAGCAGGATGTGTAGAGGTTGGTGTAAACGGAGGCAAAACAGGTGGCCCGGGAATGGCAGCAAAAGGACTGAAAAGGCCAAAAAGGTCTGAGGTAAATTACTTACCAGAACACCCTGAGGGGCAGAATGAAGTCAGCCTAGAGGCTGTGAGACAGCTTCTGGTTGAAGAAATGAGGAAAGTGAACCCTAGTGGAACTTTCATTGCATCAAAGATGGACCTGACCTTCTCAATGCGAAGACATGAGATTGTGGATGCAGAAACTCCAGTGAAAACATTAATGGAGCGGTGGCCAGCACTTTTTACAGAGAGACAA GTGTTTGCAGAGTTTAACAGGATAGTCACCACAGATCTGCAGAGTAACTTTTATGGTGCTGTGGATCGCTACACACCACGCTTTGTCACAATCTTCAAGTCCAAGAAAGGGACCGTTGGAGAGAAATTGAATGAGCTTATGCAGCAAATGAATACAGGG AAAGAAGCAGATGTGACAGCAATGCGCACTCTTGTGCTCCGGGGCTTACCTATTCTGCTTGGTGATGATGCCAGTAACTTCTACAACACCTGCAAT GCATGTGATGTTGATGGCTGGCCACAAGTGTCCGTTGGGGTGCTGACTGTTATTGATGAAGAAGAACCTCTCATTCCAAATAAACTGTACCTTGACCCAGTGTCTACTGCAGTCATTGTGGAGGGAGGTATAGTACTGGATAATCTGCAGAATCTGCCTCAGGCAATTTGCATCTTGTTTGGTCTGTCTTATGCTTTAAATTTGAAGTACCCAAAAGGCATGATCAACACTTTCAACTTCGTTCAGAAAGTGATGCTTGGTTTGGGACAGAACAAACTGCCACCAAAACTACAATCTCTGAAAAATCTCCTGTTGAGCTGA